Proteins found in one Magnolia sinica isolate HGM2019 chromosome 5, MsV1, whole genome shotgun sequence genomic segment:
- the LOC131246588 gene encoding uncharacterized protein LOC131246588, producing the protein MTRKGRAKERREKRLQEISQLRKIPYSDSQIWWCSETVAVVTGSNRGIGYEIARQLAEQGLTVIITSRDITKGHEAMKTLREKGLNVSFHQLDILDIASIKQFAEWIFKTYGGLDILVNNAGVNFNMGSNNSVESAEEVIATNYFGTRGMIETMIPLVKPSASGARIVNVSSRLGRLNGRRNRLADATLRQQLAEEESLSEELIDATVCKFLEQVKDGSWTSGGWPQMFTDYSVSKLAVNAYTRLLAKKLSDRPDGNKVHINCYCPGWVKTAMTGWDGNISAEEGADTGVWVALLPGQPVTTGKFFAERREISF; encoded by the exons ATGACGAGGAAAGGGCGCgcgaaggagagaagagagaagcgaCTGCAAGAGATCTCTCAGCTCAGGAAAATCCCCTATTCCGACAGTCAGAT ATGGTGGTGCTCAGAAACAGTTGCCGTGGTGACTGGGAGTAACAGAGGAATTGGGTATGAAATTGCACGACAACTTGCTGAACAGGGGCTGACTGTTATTATCACATCAAGAGACATCACTAAAGGCCATGAAGCAATGAAAACCTTACGAGAAAAAGGCTTAAATGTGTCTTTCCATCAACTGGACATTCTTGATATTGCATCAATCAAACAATTCGCTGAGTGGATCTTTAAGACTTACGGTGGTTTAGATATTCTG GTAAATAATGCAGGCGTTAATTTTAATATGGGGTCCAATAATTCTGTTGAGTCTGCTGAGGAAGTTATTGCAACGAATTATTTCGGCACAAGAGGGATGATTGAAACCATGATCCCTCTGGTGAAACCTTCTGCGTCTGGTGCTCGAATAGTGAACGTGAGCTCCAGGCTTGGTCGATTGAATGGCAGGCGGAAT AGACTGGCAGATGCAACATTGAGACAGCAACTCGCTGAAGAAGAATCTCTCTCCGAAGAACTGATTGATGCAACTGTTTGTAAGTTTCTTGAACAAGTAAAAGACGGAAGCTGGACATCAGGTGGGTGGCCTCAGATGTTTACTGATTATTCAGTATCAAAGCTGGCTGTTAATGCTTACACCCGTCTTTTGGCGAAGAAGCTTTCTGATCGTCCAGATGGAAACAAGGTCCATATCAATTGCTACTGCCCGGGCTGGGTGAAGACTGCCATGACGGGGTGGGATGGGAATATTTCAGCTGAGGAAGGTGCGGATACTGGAGTCTGGGTTGCGTTGCTGCCGGGCCAGCCAGTCACCACAGGAAAGTTTTTCGCTGAGCGACGGGAGATTAGTTTTTGA